Genomic window (Rubeoparvulum massiliense):
TGCGATCACAACCAGGTCAAGAAGATCCTTCGGACCCAGTGGCTCTGCTTCAGGAATGGTAGAGATTAATTGATTGCCAGTTACTTCTTCCAGCTCTTTGGCCCATTCGCCCGCTCCACCAAACCTTGTACTTGTATTCAGGACTGTATGTGTCACGATGGGCACTACTTTAGCACCTGCTTGAACAAGGCGCTTCACTTCGGGTAAAACCTCTTCATAGGTACAGTGTGAGCCCGTCATTGCAAATCCGATCCGTTTGCCCGCAATCTTCATGATCGTCCCTCCTGCTGTTCCATAAGTAATTGAACTAAGGTTTTCGCCAAAATCTTGCCAGCTGTCTTGGGAGCAACAATTCCGGGCAAGCTAGGAGCCAACATGGCATTCAATCCCCGCTTTTTTGCATACTCAAAATCAACACCGCCTGGTTTTGTCGCAAGATCGAGAATAAACGTGTGGTGAGGGAGCTGAGCCAAAATGAGGGCATCTACGACGAGATGAGGAATGGTATTCATCAACATATCAAGATCATGGGCTTGTGTAACTAATTGGTGAAGAAAAAAGGGCTCCATTCCTAATTGCTGAATCCGAGCATAATCACGTTCACTCCGAACTCCGACTCGTACATCAGCGCCTAAAAGATCGAGGGTATGCGCTAGTGTTTGACCAACACGTCCGAACCCTAGAACAGCGATTTTCGATCCATGAATGGTGATATCGGTGTGTTGAATGGCCATCATGACTGCGCCTTCCGCAGTTGGAATGGAATTATAGATGGCGATGTCATCTCGTTCAAGTAGCTGCACAAGGCGAAGTTGATAGCGTTTGGCCATCTGCTGCAAATACTCCTTAGCAATTCCAGTATAGAACGTACAATGGGGTGAACATGCTTGAAAATGTGTTTCCGTCATCTGGATTGTTTTTTCACTAAAAAGGCTCATGGCCTCTCCTGCTTCATCCAGTCCTACAACAGGAAGGATGATCGCATCTGCTTTTTCCAGCAATTCCATGCTTAACTCCCGTTTCACTGCATTGGAAAATTGGCTCTCCAATCGATCAAAACCGACAAGACTAATGGTGGCATTCATTTGGCTTAATTCCTTAATCACTTCCAATTGTCTTGCATCCCCACCAAGAAAAAGGATATCGAGACCAGTTAGCATCCAGGTAGTACCCCTTTCTAGCTACCGTTTCCTAGATTTAGTACGCTTCTACGTCAAGTGATCTACCCTATCATATGATGGGGATGCATGTTTGGTGTGATCGATTGGTGATCCTCTTTTACTTTTACGGCTTCTCTAAGTAATAATTTCTTCGTACCTCCACAATAATCATTTCTGGACCGATCTTGCGAATATGTTGCCAAGGAATTACAACCTCTTCACGTCTACGGCGAAAGCCAAAGAGATGATTAGCAGGTAGGATGATGGCGCGAATCTCACCTGTTAAAGGATTCACGTCAAGATCAGTTTCACCAATCTGGCCTAGCCGTTCACCTCGTTCAAGATCAATAATCTCTTTACCAGCGATTTGACTATAACGCATGCCCATTCCTCCTATCTAAAAAAATGTACCTTCAATAGGTACATTTCTTCGAATCATTCATTAGGATTCTAATTGGTGATGAAGATACTCTAGGGTACACTTATCAATCAATCTACTAATCTCCTGAAACATTGGCTGCGTAAACGTATCATCCAAGGTTGACAGCCATAATTGATGTAGGTTTTTCCTAGCTTCCTCTAATTCCATAGCCTGTATGGGGTTCCACATAAAATAACCCTCCCTCATATCCTTTTTCATCATCCTATGAGAGAGGGCTTCATTCTATGACATTTTTACGTTGAGCGGTGTTGCCAATGCTCATCGAAAGCAAATCTACTTAAGAGGAATGCTATTTTTTAATACCTGTTCGATTTCATCAGGAAAGCTGTCATAAGGACCGATGAGGGCAGCTGCCATCGGTTGCATAAATAGCTGCGTGGCTACTTCTTTAATATCATCCACTGTAACTCCCTCGATGAGTTCAATAATTTGATCCAAGGTACGATGACGACCCAATACCAATTCATTCTTTCCTAAATGGATCATCCGACTATTCACACTCTCAAGGGAAAGCATGAGGCTACCTTTTAAATTTTCTTTACCCCAATACAGCTGTTCTTCCGTCATGCCTGTATCGATCAGTGATTTTGCCTGGGCAAGCATTAATTTTGTTACTTCTAGCAATTGATCAGGTGCTGTGCCTGCATAGAAAGTAAAGATACCCGTCTGCTGGTACGCAGTATGGTATGAGTAAACCGAGTAAGCTAAGCCCCGGGCTTCACGAATCTCTTGAAAGAGCAAGGAGCTAGCACTACCACCAAGATACTGATTTAAGAGCAACAGGGGAAAGTTTCGCTCATCACCTGCAATAAATGCTGGGACCGCTAAGCATAGATGTGCTTGCTCTGTCTCCTTCTTCTTGACGATGCGTCCCGAATAAAAAGTTGGAGCTTCTTGATCCTCCACTAATCTCCTACCTTGATACTGTCCAAAAAGCGCTTCGATCTGGCTGAGCAGGTCAGCTGGAATATGGCCAGCAATGGCAATCACAAGGTTCTCTGGCGTATAGTATCCCTCCACATGATCATGAAGCTTCTGAGATGAAAACGTGTTTAATACCTCTTCTGTACCTAGAATGGAGTAGCCCAGTGGATGTTGGGGATAAGCGGCAGTCAAGATCATGTCATGAACAAGCTCATCTGGTGTATCCTCATACATGGAGATCTCTTCAAGAATTACACGACGTTCCTTCGCCAATTCTTCCTCTGCATAGGTTGAGTGGAAGAGCATATCCGCCAAGATCTCAATGGCATAGGAAGCATGTTGATCCAATACCCGCGCATAATAGCAGGTATACTCCTTCGATGTAAAGGCATTCACCTGACCACCGATCCGATCAAATTCTTCAGCGATCTCCTTGGCTGTCCGTTTCTCCGTCCCTTTAAACATCATATGTTCAATAAAATGTGATACCCCATTGTTCTCCATGGTTTCATCATTGGAGCCTGTACCAAACCACAAACCGATGGAGACGGAGCGAACATTCTCCATGGGCTCCAGTAGAACCCGTACTCCATTGGAAAACGTTATTTTTTTCATTCGATTCGTTTCCCCTTCCCTCATTTCCGATCCGATTCTCTCTCAACCTCTACTCAAAAAAAGGAAAGACCCTTCCTGCATGGGAAGGTGTCTATACAACAATCAGAATGGAGATGTACTCTTTTACTATATCAAAAAAATAATCATCCCTCAATCATTACCAGATTGTTCATGAGCGTCGAGTAGACGGGAAGGAGAGAGCAGATGATCGAGACGGATGATCTGTAAACCTTTCTTCTCAATCCTTTTGAGTAGGGTGGGAAGGGCTGCAGCTGTAGAATTTGTAGGGTGCATTAACACTAGGCTACCATTCTCCACCTGTGACATCACCCGTTGAATGAGAAGATCAGGCGCAGGCTTACGCCAGTCTACCGTATCCACTGTCCATAGAATGGTATACATACCTTCCTGAGCTGCCACATCAACCGTTGATTGATTAAAATCACCAGCAGGCGGTGCGAAGTAGATGGCGGATTTGTCGGTAATCTTCTGAATAATTTGATTGGTTTTCTGGATCTGTTCCCGCGCTTGTTGGGAAGAAAGCTTACTCATCATGGGATGATTATAGGCATGGCTACCGATGAGATGCCCTTCCTTTTGCATCAATTTGACCAGTTCAGGCTCCTTTTCCGCCCATGCACCATCGAGGAAGAAGTTCACCTTCACCCCATGCTCCCGAAAGGTCTTTAGCATCCCCGGGAGATATTCGGTACCCCAAGCAACATTGACCAGAAAGGCAACGCCTTGCTTCTGCGGATTGGCACGGTAGATAGGAGCGGGATTTAGGTCCTGTAGCTGTACCTTTGGTGTGATGGTTTCAAATACAAGGGCCTCCGCAGGTAATTCTTGCTGTCCATTGGCTTTCCACTTCATCTTTAACAATCTTTGAACAGTCTCTTCAATATTTAATTGACGTCCCTCAATACCAGGAATCGCCTTCCACACCCGATCAATGCGTGCATCCTCTGCAGGTAGCTTATATTGTTGAGCCTTTTCTTGAACGAGCTGCCTGAGGCGATCCACATCACTAGCTGCTTCGATGGTGAATGGCACCCCCATTAGGAGAAGAACCATGGCGATGACTAGAACCATCCAGGAACGTAGCTGATTCAGTTGTTTAATCCAACCTTTCATACAACTCACCCTTTCCGACTTCTAATGATGAGCAACCTTCTTATATGAGCCTGAAGGCATACGAATGCTTAGGGCTATCATCATTACTTCTCTATAAGGGTGTGCTGTGAACCATGGTTCTATGCAGATAGAACCCTTCTTTGTCATGACATCAGGAGTCTTCTTATTGTATCTTGATAAATACCATTGGCCCTTTCGGTTGGTGGATTCACGTGCGCCTTGATCCCTTTTTTAGATGACACAAATAAAAAAAGAGTCAGAATAGCTCTGCCTCTTTCTTCGTATGCATATTGAATTGGTGCAGCTAGAGTAGGAATATCACTGCCACTACTCAGACTTTTTCTCGTCTTCGAGAACCGCTTTATGGGAAAGATTAATACGGCCTTGGGCATCAATTTCTGTGACTTTGACAAGGAGGTCATCGCCAACATTGGCCACGTCTTCCACCTTGGCAATCCGTTCCTTCGCCATTTGGGAGATGTGAACTAAGCCTTCCTTACCAGGTAATACCTCCACAAATGCACCGTATTTCTCAACACGCTTCACCTTACCGAGATAGATAACACCTACTTCAACTTCTGCCGTGATCTCTTCGATGATCCGCTTCGCCTTCTCATTGGCATCCATATCTGCAGACGCAATGAAAATACGACCATCTTGTTCAATATCGATCTTCACACCTGTTTCATCAATGATCTTATTGATCATCCGACCGCTTGGCCCGATGACATCGCGGATCTTATCTGGATTGATCTGCATAGTCATAATCTTAGGTGCATAAGGAGATAGCGTTTTCCGTGGTTCGGAAATGCAATCCATCATATTGTGCATGATGGTCTCGCGACCTTCATGGGCTTGCTTCAATGCTTGTTCTAAGATTTCACGGGTAATCCCCTTGATCTTAATATCCATCTGTAAAGCGGTAATTCCCTTTGCTGTACCTGCTACTTTAAAGTCCATGTCACCGAGATGGTCTTCCATCCCTTGGATATCAGTAAGGATAACGACATTATCCCCCTCTTTAACGAGACCCATGGCGATCCCTGAAACAGGTGCCTTGATAGGTACACCAGCATCCATCAGTGCAAGCGTTGATGCACAGATACTTGCTTGGGAAGAGGAGCCATTGGATTCAAGGACCTCAGATACGCAGCGGATGGTATAAGGAAATTCAGATTCTGGAGGAATAATGGGCTCTAGGGCACGTTCGCCAAGGGCACCATGTCCGATCTCACGACGACCTGGAGCACGTGGAGAGCGAGCTTCTCCAACACTAAATGGTGGGAAATTATAATGATGCATGAACCGTTTGGATTCTTCTAGACCTAGTCCATCAAGGATCTGCACATCACCTAACGCACCTAATGTACAAATACTGACCACCTGCGTTTGACCGCGGTGAAAATGACCAGATCCATGAGTCCGTGGAAGAATCCCCACTTCACTGGTAAGGGGACGAATCTCATTCACAGCTCGTCCATCGGGGCGAATACCTTCCTCAACGATTAAACGCCGCACTTCATCACGAATGAGCGTATGTACCATTTCTGATACCTGTGCAAGCTTCCCTTCTTCAAAGATCTCTGCGAAGTGTGCAACAGTCTCAGCCTCGATCTCATCAAGAGTATCATAGCGTTCTTGCTTCTCTTTGATCTGTACTGCAGCATCGATTCGTTCCTTGGCGTATTCCTTCACTGCTTGCTCTACATCAGCATCGATGGCATGTAATGTTACTTCACGTTTGGCTCGACCGATCTCTGCCACGATTTGCTCTTGAAAAGCAACTAGCTTCTTAATGGCTTCATGTCCAAAGAGAAGTGCTTCGAGCATCACATCTTCTGGGACTTCGTTGGCGCCTGCTTCCACCATATTGATGGCATCTTTCGTACCTGCAACCGTAAGATGGATATCACTCTTCTCCATCTCTTCCACTGAAGGATTGATCACAAATTCTCCATTGACTCGACCAACAATGACACCGGCAATGGGTCCATCAAAGGGGATGTCAGATGTAGATAGTGCCATTGAGGTACCGAGCATGGCAGCGATCTCTGAAGAACAGTCCTGATCTAAGGACATGACCATATTCACAACTTGAATCTCATTGCGAAATCCTTCTGGGAATAAGGGACGGATCGGGCGGTCAATCAATCGACTAGCAAGAATCGCCTTCTCACTGGGTCTACCTTCCCGCTTGATGAAGCCACCAGGAATTTTACCTACAGCATAGAGGCGTTCTTCATAATTGACGGTAAGTGGAAAAAAGTCCATATCCTTTGCTTCCTTGGAAGCGGTCACCGTTGATAGGACAACTGTATCGCCATAACGCACGAAGACAGCCTGTGTTGCTTGTAAAGCATACTTACCAAATTCAAATTCAAGAGGATGACCAGCTAACTCTGTCTTATACACTTTGTGTTCCATTGGTTCCATACGTGCTTGTATGCCTCCTTCCACATCTATGTGAATAATTTCAACACATTTGTAGTATTTCCTTCATCTTCGAATAATAAAAGAAAAAGCGAGGAATACCCCGCTTTCTCCCGCTTATCGACGAAGACCTAACTTATCAACCAATTCGCGGTAACGTGTAACATCTTTTTCTTTCAAGTAGTTTAACAAGTTACGGCGATGACCTACCATCTTCAAAAGTCCACGACGTGAATGGTGGTCTTTCTTATGAACACGTAAGTGATCATTTAAAGAATTGATGTTCTCAGTTAAGAGGGCAATTTGCACCTCTGGAGAACCGGTATCATTGTCATGGCGTTTGAAAGTTTCAATGATCTCTTGCTTGCGTTCTAATGTGATTGCCATGTGTGTCACCTCCTTATCATAATCCCCAACAGCCTCGTCCAACGTCGGTGAGTCGATGAACCAAGCCCTGGTTATCTTCGTGATCCTAATGATCACTATGAGTTAGTATAGCATACTCCTTCTAACCTGTTCAACATCCATTTTAATTTGACTGATCAGTGCTTCACGATTGGGAAATTTTTGTTCCTCCCGGATAAAGGCGAAGAGATCAACCACCATGGTTTCACCATATAAATCGCCATTAAAATCGATCAGATGTACTTCGCAATCCACTTCATTGCCCTGTAAAAATGTTGGCTTCTTCCCTACATTCATCACTGCTTCATACTCTCTACCATTCCAATGCACTTTACAGGCATAGACACCATGCTTTGGAAGAATGTAGTTGGTTGTCAGACGTAGATTGGCTGTTGGAAAGCCCAAGGTACGCCCCCGTTGATCACCGATAATCACCGTACCTACTAGTTGAAACGGTTTCCCTAGAAGTGGGGGAACTGCTTCGATCTTTCCTTCTTGGATTAACTGACGAATCCGCGTGCTACTCACCTTATCCCCTTCATATAGAATGGGGGGAACAATGTCAACGCCGAAGCCAAGTTGCTCCCCAAATTCTTGGAGCATTGCAGCATTGCCTCGTCCATATTGACCAAAGGTATAATCAAAGCCAGATACCACATACTTCGCATGAAAGTCTAGAACGTACTGGTGGACAAATTCTTGCGGGCTTAAATTAGCAAATGCTTGATCAAACTGAACTAAAAAGATCTGCTCCATCCCATGTTGTTCAAAGAGCTGAAGACGTTGATCGAGGGAGGTGAGATAGGTCACCTTGCCGGGACCTGCTAATACTTCCCGAGGATGGGGATGAAAGGTTAGCAAAGAAGGGACCCAGTGATTCTCCCTACTGATTCGCACTGTATGCTCCAATACAGTCTGGTGTCCCAGATGTAAACCATCAAAATAACCTAACGCCATCACAGATGGTGGAAGTGGAAATGGAGTAGTCTCTTGTCTGATATGATAGATTTCCACTATGATATATCCTCCCTATAAATGAAATACTTTGACTGGCTTTCCGTACATCACATCGCTGCTCTCAAGCTGGCGGAAATGAGACACCTCATATAAGGCGAGAAACTTCCCATCACAGCTATAAACACGGAATAGATCTCCCTGGTTCCATTCCGGCTTATTCGGAAAGGCAATGGTCTGTCCATTTATAATATTAAAGCGTTGCTGCTCCCCTACTTCACAAGTAGGATAATGAACTAATGCATGATCTATCGGAAGCAACAAACTCTCAAATGTCCCTTGCGCAACGGCAGATGCGATCTGTTCAAAGGTATAGGTTTCCTCCAAGAAGAATGGACCACTCTTAATCCGCTCTAAATGAAGCATATGAGCAGGCATTCCCCACTTCTGACCGATATCGACACAAAGGGTTCTGATATAGGTGCCTTTGGAACAGGTTACTTGGAAATGGATCGTAGGATAGCCTTCCCACTCACCAATCTTCTGTAGGTTCAGATCATGGATCGTCACTTTACGAGCAGGACGTTCCACCTCAATCCCTTCTCTCGCCCATTCGTATAACCGCTTGCCCTTTACCTTCACAGCGGAATACATGGGTGGCGTCTGTTCGATCTCGCCCAGAAATGTGGATAAGACAGAGCGTGCCTCTTCTTCCGTAATTTCAGGGAGCTGCGCTGCTTTTTCTAATAAAAGACCAGTATGATCCTCCGTCTGGGTAGAGTACCCCACAAGACAGACAGCATTGTACATTTTGGACTCTTCATGTAGATACTCAATCACTCGGGTAGCTTGACCCAAGCAAATAGGGAGTACACCACCTACCTGAGGATCAAGGGTACCTGCATGACCGACGCGACGCTCTCCTGTCATGCGACGAATTTCATTTACACAATCATGGCTAGTCATACCGACTGGCTTTCGTAATGGTAAAATTCCATCCATAGTAAACATCCTATTCTTTCTTATGAAATTGTCCTTCAAGAGCTTGCAATACTGCTTTCTTTACATCTGTCATCGATCCTGTCATGGTGCAACCAGCTGCACGAACATGACCACCGCCACCAAACTGCTGAGCAAGTTCAGCAACATTGAGCCAGTCTTTGGAACGGAAGCTCACTTTAATTCCATTACTCTCTTCATGAAAGAGTACACCAACTTCAGTTGAGTCTAGGTTCACGCCATAATTTACTATTCCATTCACATCTTCCCGAGTGGCATTGGTCTCTAAAAAATCTGACTTCATTAAAGACATCACAGCAATTCCTCCATGATGAAGTAACTCTAGCGATTGAAGTGCCCTTTGCAGTAAGGCAACATGCTCCACCGTAATCGTCTCCAAAAAACGATTAGCCAGATCCCCTGGCTGCACCCCGTATTGGAGAAGATGGGCAGCACGTTCCATTACTGCGGAAGTGGTATTGGAGTGACGGAAGCCACCTGTATCCGTTAGTAATCCAGTATAGAGCAATGTTGCGCTAATCTCATCAAAAGGAATAGCTGTAGCTTCATATAAGTCATAAATTAGTTGAGCCGTTGCAGCGCTTTCTGACTTCACAAGATTCAAGTGAGCGAAATGATTGTTTGTCGGGTGGTGATCAACACTGAAGCTCGGAATCTGAGCTAAGAGCTCTTTGATCAATGGACCAGCTCGACGCTCATCTGCACAATCCACGAGTATCATGGCCTTCGGCAGCCAATTTTCATTACGATCGGGAAATGGGGAGGTAATTTCCTCCCCATGGTTGTTACTAATGGTCGTAATCTGATCAGCAGTGGGAAGCGATAGAAATTTTGGTGGAATCGGGTCGGCATTTACCATACGATAGCTCTTACCTAATTGCTGTAGTAAATAACCCATGGCCAATGTAGAAGAAATTGCATCCCCATCAGGTCGCTCGTGAGCTACCACCCAATAATGATCATGAGCATGCAACCATGCAATGGCTTCATCCATCTGTATCACTACGCTCATCTCCTACTCCCCTTTATCATGTAAATCTTGAAGAATCTTGTCAATATGGCTTCCATAATCCAGTGATTCATCTAAGCGAAACTGTAGCTCGGGTGTATGACGTAATTGAATGCGTTGTCCTAGCTCCTTGCGTAAGAAGCCTTTTGATTTATCGAGACCAAGCAAGGTGGTCTCCTTCTCTTCTTGACTGCCCATTACACTCACATACACCTTGGCTAACTGTAGATCACTGGATACTTCAACGCCAGTTACCGTAACAAATCCTACACGAGGATCCTTCAGTTCATATTGAATGAGCTGTCCTAACTCTTTCTTCATCTGTTCAGCAATTCGTTGTGTACGAACTTTGGACATGGCATATCCTCCTTCACTTTTCTTGAAACAGCTGGAGGTAAAGAACCACTTATTTCTTCGTTACTTCCACCATCTTGTAGGGTTCAATAATATCCCCCTCTTTAACATCGTTGTAATTATCCAGAACAATACCACATTCATAGCCTTGGGCTACCTCTTTCACATCATCCTTAAAGCGACGAAGGGTATCGATCTTCCCTTCATAGACAACAATACCGTCACGAATTAAGCGGGCGAGCGCATCGCGGGTCACTTTTCCCTCAGTTACATAGCAGCCGGCAATGGTTCCTACACGTGATACCTTGAAGGTTTGACGTACTTCAACCTGACCGATAATCTCTTCCTCGTATTCAGGATCAAGCATCCCTTTCATGGCTGCTTCCATTTCTTCTGTAACCTTATAGATAACTCGATGAAGACGAATATCTACACCTTCCTGCTCAGCAGCAACCCGTGCTTGTGGCTCTGGACGTACATTGAAGCCGATGATGAGTGCATTGGATGCAGAAGCTAGGATGATGTCCGATTCTGTAATGGCACCGACTCCACTATGGATAATGGAAACTCGTACGCCTTCCACTTCAATTTTTTCCAATGATCCCTTTAATGCCTCTGCAGATCCTTGTGTATCCGCTTTAATAATCACATTGATCTGTTTAATATCCCCCTCTTGAATCTGCTTAAAGAGGTCTTCTAAGCTCACCTTGGCTGTACTACGACGCTCTGATTCCACCTTGCGTTGAGCCCGTTTTTCACCGATGGCACGTGCAGTCTTCTCATCGTCGAAGACCATAAATTGATCGCCTGCAGAAGGAACATCATTGAGGCCAGTAATTTCGACTGGTGTTGATGGTGCTGCATCCTTAACACGGCGTCCTAAGTCATTGACCATGGCACGGATCCGACCGAAGGAACTGCCTACAACAATAGGATCCCCAACATGTAGTGTACCATTCTGCACAAGAACGGTTGCAATGGGTCCACGTCCCTTGTCAAGGCGTGCTTCAATGACTGTACCGCGGGCACGTTTATTGGGATTGGCTTGTAGCTCTTGCACTTCTGCTACAAGAAGAACCATTTCTAATAAGTCATCGAGACCTTCTCCCTGTAGAGCAGAGATTGGAACAAAGATGGTGTCGCCTCCCCACTCCTCAGGAACAAGATTATATTCTGTCAATTCCTGCTTCACACGGTCAGGATTGGCTTCTGGCTTATCCATCTTATTCACTGCAACGATGATCGGCACACCGGCAGCTTGCGCATGGGAGATTGCCTCTACGGTTTGTGGCATTACACCATCATCTGCTGCAACCACAAGGATGGTAATATCAGTGATCTGTGCACCGCGAGCACGCATTAAGGTGAAGGCCTCGTGTCCTGGTGTATCTAAGAAGGTGATTGGTTTATCATTAACCTCGATTTGATATGCCCCGATATGTTGGGTAATCCCACCTGCTTCACTCATAACAACCTTGATTTTGCTTTTGCGGAGTGCATCCAATAATGTGGTTTTACCATGGTCTACGTGACCCATAATCGTTACCACAGGAGGACGTAAGGTGAGATCTTCTGGTGCATCATTTTCTTCAATCTCTTCGAAATCTTCCTCTTTAATGGTGACTACCTTTTCCACTTCAATTCCAAATTCAGCTGCAAGGACTTCGATGGTTTCATAATCTAATTCTTGGTTGATCGTGGCCATAATGCCAAGTCCCATTAACTTTTTAATGATCTCTGCTGTGCCTTTATGAATCATTTGAGCAAACTCATTGACAGTCATGGAATCACTAGTAAGCATCAGCTTACCCGTATCCTCTTGATCGTAATAATCAGTCTGCTTATCACGATGCTTTTGACGACGTTTTTTCGGTGCCTTAACAGCAGGTACCTCTTCTTCTTCATCTTCGATTTCCTTGCTTAATAAAGTGCGACGCTTTGTTTTATTTTGGAATTCGTCAAACTCTTTCTCCACACTCTTCTTCTTTCCTTTATGACTTTCTTTGGTTTTATTTAAGGTCGTTGTCTCCATCTTTTTCCCCCTGTCTTGCTGGTTCTCCGCTGCTGTTTTTTCCTTATTGGTCTGTCCTATTTGCTTCTCTTTGTGGAAAAATTGGAGAACCTTCTCTTGCTCCTCTTCTGATAATACACTCATATGATTGCCAATAGGAATATTTAAAGATTTGCAAGTCTCAATAATATCCTTGCTCTGTAAGCTATATTGCTTTGCAAACTCATATACACGTACTTTACTCATTAAAGCTCACCCCCGTATGAATTTTTCTCCTTATGGCTTGGGCAAATCCCGGATCGGTAATGGCCACAACCACCCGTTCTTCTTTACCAATGGCACGCCCTAGTTCACCACGGTGGAAGCATACTAGTAGAGGAATTTGGTAGTAGGTTGTCTTATCTTCCATTCGTTTCTTCGTCGATTGACCAGCATCACTAGCTAAGAAAACCAACTGTACGTCGCCAGAAGATAAAGCGGAAAGAACAACCGTTTCTCCAGAGATTACTTTGCGTGCCCGCTGCGCCAATCCCAACAGTTGCAAAATGGACTCATTATCCCTTGCTTCGAGCATGGATCTCCTCAGCAATATCGTCATAGATTGCAGCGGGTATTTTTACTTCTAAGGCCTTTTCCAATGAGCCATACTTTTTTGCAAGGCTTAGACATTCTTCTGAGGGATAGATGTATGCTCCACGTCCATTTGCCTTACCTGTTAAATCAATGGTGACTTCCCCATCTGGTGTTCGTACAATGCGTAGTAATTCCTTTTTCGGGTGCATCTCCTGTGAAGCAACACATTTTCGTAATGGTACTTTCCGATTTACCATCATAGCCCCTCCTGTCTTCCTTCTTTAATTACATCTCTGTCTCGGATTCCCTTTTCTCATGGTCCTCTGCTACTGTATCTTCATTAAGATTATCAAATTGAATACCTTCTTCTCTTGCCTGAGTCTCACTTTTGATGTCGATCTTCCAACCTGTAAGTCTTGCTGCTAGTCGTGCATTCTGTCCTCGTTTTCCAATGGCTAGAGATAGTTGGTAATCAGGAACAACCACTAATGTAGATTTATCTTCTTCATTGACAATGACCTGTGTCACCTTGGATGGACTCAAGGCATTGGCCACATATTCCCGAGGGTCAGCGGACCAACGGACGATATCTATTTTTTCACCATTCAATTCATTCACAACGGCCTGTACCCGTGCACCCTTAGGGCCAACACATGCGCCAACAGGGTCAACATTGGAGTCTTGAGAATGAACGGCAATCTTTGAACGATCGCCCGCTTCACGAGCCACAGAACGGAGCTCTACCACTCCATCATAAATCTCCGGCACTTCACTCTCAAACAAGCGCTTGAGAAATCCTGGATGTACCCGTG
Coding sequences:
- the dpaA gene encoding dipicolinic acid synthetase subunit A, coding for MLTGLDILFLGGDARQLEVIKELSQMNATISLVGFDRLESQFSNAVKRELSMELLEKADAIILPVVGLDEAGEAMSLFSEKTIQMTETHFQACSPHCTFYTGIAKEYLQQMAKRYQLRLVQLLERDDIAIYNSIPTAEGAVMMAIQHTDITIHGSKIAVLGFGRVGQTLAHTLDLLGADVRVGVRSERDYARIQQLGMEPFFLHQLVTQAHDLDMLMNTIPHLVVDALILAQLPHHTFILDLATKPGGVDFEYAKKRGLNAMLAPSLPGIVAPKTAGKILAKTLVQLLMEQQEGRS
- a CDS encoding YlmC/YmxH family sporulation protein, coding for MRYSQIAGKEIIDLERGERLGQIGETDLDVNPLTGEIRAIILPANHLFGFRRRREEVVIPWQHIRKIGPEMIIVEVRRNYYLEKP
- a CDS encoding M16 family metallopeptidase, translated to MKKITFSNGVRVLLEPMENVRSVSIGLWFGTGSNDETMENNGVSHFIEHMMFKGTEKRTAKEIAEEFDRIGGQVNAFTSKEYTCYYARVLDQHASYAIEILADMLFHSTYAEEELAKERRVILEEISMYEDTPDELVHDMILTAAYPQHPLGYSILGTEEVLNTFSSQKLHDHVEGYYTPENLVIAIAGHIPADLLSQIEALFGQYQGRRLVEDQEAPTFYSGRIVKKKETEQAHLCLAVPAFIAGDERNFPLLLLNQYLGGSASSLLFQEIREARGLAYSVYSYHTAYQQTGIFTFYAGTAPDQLLEVTKLMLAQAKSLIDTGMTEEQLYWGKENLKGSLMLSLESVNSRMIHLGKNELVLGRHRTLDQIIELIEGVTVDDIKEVATQLFMQPMAAALIGPYDSFPDEIEQVLKNSIPLK
- a CDS encoding polysaccharide deacetylase family protein, whose amino-acid sequence is MKGWIKQLNQLRSWMVLVIAMVLLLMGVPFTIEAASDVDRLRQLVQEKAQQYKLPAEDARIDRVWKAIPGIEGRQLNIEETVQRLLKMKWKANGQQELPAEALVFETITPKVQLQDLNPAPIYRANPQKQGVAFLVNVAWGTEYLPGMLKTFREHGVKVNFFLDGAWAEKEPELVKLMQKEGHLIGSHAYNHPMMSKLSSQQAREQIQKTNQIIQKITDKSAIYFAPPAGDFNQSTVDVAAQEGMYTILWTVDTVDWRKPAPDLLIQRVMSQVENGSLVLMHPTNSTAAALPTLLKRIEKKGLQIIRLDHLLSPSRLLDAHEQSGND
- a CDS encoding polyribonucleotide nucleotidyltransferase; translation: MEPMEHKVYKTELAGHPLEFEFGKYALQATQAVFVRYGDTVVLSTVTASKEAKDMDFFPLTVNYEERLYAVGKIPGGFIKREGRPSEKAILASRLIDRPIRPLFPEGFRNEIQVVNMVMSLDQDCSSEIAAMLGTSMALSTSDIPFDGPIAGVIVGRVNGEFVINPSVEEMEKSDIHLTVAGTKDAINMVEAGANEVPEDVMLEALLFGHEAIKKLVAFQEQIVAEIGRAKREVTLHAIDADVEQAVKEYAKERIDAAVQIKEKQERYDTLDEIEAETVAHFAEIFEEGKLAQVSEMVHTLIRDEVRRLIVEEGIRPDGRAVNEIRPLTSEVGILPRTHGSGHFHRGQTQVVSICTLGALGDVQILDGLGLEESKRFMHHYNFPPFSVGEARSPRAPGRREIGHGALGERALEPIIPPESEFPYTIRCVSEVLESNGSSSQASICASTLALMDAGVPIKAPVSGIAMGLVKEGDNVVILTDIQGMEDHLGDMDFKVAGTAKGITALQMDIKIKGITREILEQALKQAHEGRETIMHNMMDCISEPRKTLSPYAPKIMTMQINPDKIRDVIGPSGRMINKIIDETGVKIDIEQDGRIFIASADMDANEKAKRIIEEITAEVEVGVIYLGKVKRVEKYGAFVEVLPGKEGLVHISQMAKERIAKVEDVANVGDDLLVKVTEIDAQGRINLSHKAVLEDEKKSE
- the rpsO gene encoding 30S ribosomal protein S15, which encodes MAITLERKQEIIETFKRHDNDTGSPEVQIALLTENINSLNDHLRVHKKDHHSRRGLLKMVGHRRNLLNYLKEKDVTRYRELVDKLGLRR